One genomic region from Candidatus Binataceae bacterium encodes:
- a CDS encoding MFS transporter, producing MPCSSEAASFLPERSTRYLVMLVGMLMSATIFEGYDITIFHLCTPDIAHTFALGNASIGLMAAVVRFGGLLSFFVVTLADHFGRKPVISCTVLCYAVFTLLTALSRGMASFTFFQSCSQVFLAAEFGVAMTMITEEFPERARGRGIAVLHMTAFFGVATAGLLYGYVAPSRWGWRGMYLLGIAPLLLVALLRRGMRETARFEQLRAVGEVGTIGAGVFSHLRKSIAPLSGPYRRRVLVLALLCNSLGLVGGPTISFFSLYAKRDHQWSSGQIGFAVVLAYLVATTGTLSCGFLMDRLGRRPAAILFCVGAGIAMALLFQSSAHNSMMVALAATMFSYQGARTAASALSAELFPTKARAGGYCLCVQVLGQLGWTFAPLAVGLLSIPMHGLGNAASLFGVGPVLGALLVLLWVPETAGKRLEELAL from the coding sequence ATGCCATGTTCTTCGGAGGCGGCCAGCTTTCTCCCCGAGCGTTCAACTAGATACCTGGTAATGCTGGTCGGGATGCTGATGTCGGCCACTATCTTCGAGGGCTACGATATCACCATCTTTCATCTCTGCACCCCGGATATCGCGCATACTTTCGCGCTTGGCAATGCCTCGATCGGCCTGATGGCGGCGGTAGTGCGATTTGGCGGCCTGTTATCATTTTTCGTCGTCACCCTGGCGGACCATTTCGGCCGCAAGCCAGTCATTTCTTGCACCGTGCTGTGCTACGCCGTTTTCACGCTGCTGACCGCGCTGTCGCGGGGAATGGCGAGCTTTACCTTTTTTCAAAGCTGCTCGCAGGTCTTTCTGGCCGCCGAGTTCGGCGTCGCGATGACGATGATCACCGAGGAATTTCCCGAACGAGCGCGCGGCCGAGGGATCGCTGTGCTCCATATGACCGCGTTCTTCGGTGTGGCCACGGCGGGCCTGCTCTACGGCTATGTGGCGCCCAGCCGGTGGGGATGGCGCGGGATGTATCTGTTGGGAATTGCGCCCTTGCTGCTGGTTGCGCTGCTGCGGCGCGGAATGCGCGAGACGGCGCGGTTCGAGCAACTGCGCGCGGTGGGAGAGGTGGGCACGATCGGGGCCGGAGTGTTCAGCCATCTGCGCAAGAGTATCGCGCCGCTGAGCGGGCCGTACCGACGCCGTGTGCTGGTCCTGGCCCTGCTCTGCAACAGCCTGGGGCTGGTCGGCGGTCCCACGATCTCCTTCTTCAGCCTTTATGCCAAGCGCGACCATCAGTGGAGCTCTGGGCAGATCGGCTTTGCCGTGGTCCTGGCCTACCTGGTCGCGACCACTGGAACCCTGAGCTGCGGTTTCCTGATGGATCGCCTGGGCCGGCGTCCGGCTGCGATCCTATTCTGCGTGGGAGCCGGCATTGCGATGGCCCTGCTGTTTCAGAGCTCCGCCCATAACAGCATGATGGTGGCCCTGGCCGCGACCATGTTCAGCTATCAGGGCGCGCGCACGGCCGCCTCGGCGCTTTCCGCCGAGCTGTTTCCCACCAAGGCGCGCGCCGGCGGTTATTGTTTGTGCGTCCAGGTCCTGGGTCAATTGGGTTGGACGTTTGCGCCTCTGGCGGTTGGCTTGCTGTCCATTCCGATGCATGGATTGGGCAATGCCGCCTCCCTGTTTGGGGTCGGACCAGTTCTGGGCGCCCTGTTGGTTTTGCTCTGGGTACCCGAGACCGCGGGTAAGCGTCTGGAGGAGTTGGCCCTGTAA
- a CDS encoding Rieske 2Fe-2S domain-containing protein: protein MLTRAENQMLTQVGPGTPMGELLRECWTPALRSAGLEADGAPARVRLLGENFVAFRSTDGRVGFFDEGCPHRCTSLALARNEDNALTCIFHGWKIDVSGKVVEVPSEPPERRTEFAAKVRVRHYPVREAGGLVWVYLGKREQPPQFYNFEFHQGPASAIARRAVVHGNWLQGFEGQLDSAHLGMLHSSAIAANPFAIDNRTGPMSRANTAPSFEFILKPYGFREAALRHLPDGTVYARIREVVLPYFSFIPGDQGKSRLVVAVVPIDDEWSAHWYYYMNPYGPVPQDYRDWAFWGTTDNDDNYSQDMGNRDNMWHQDRRAMKEGHWSGIMRNFTYEDFIVEESMGPIVDRSREYLGSSDTVIIRSRRMLLKALREHREHGTLPFGLDRQIDYSRVRALAIRFPATQNWLEIDPLNPPPAL, encoded by the coding sequence ATGCTAACGCGGGCGGAAAACCAGATGTTGACTCAAGTCGGACCGGGAACTCCAATGGGCGAGTTGCTGCGCGAATGCTGGACCCCCGCCCTGCGCAGCGCCGGCCTGGAAGCCGATGGTGCGCCTGCGCGCGTGCGACTTTTGGGCGAGAACTTCGTCGCCTTTCGCTCAACCGACGGCCGGGTCGGCTTCTTCGACGAAGGATGCCCCCATCGATGTACCTCGCTGGCACTGGCCCGCAACGAGGACAACGCGCTTACCTGTATTTTCCACGGCTGGAAAATCGACGTCTCGGGCAAAGTCGTCGAAGTGCCTTCCGAACCGCCCGAGCGGCGGACCGAGTTCGCCGCTAAGGTGCGGGTGCGCCATTACCCGGTCCGCGAAGCTGGGGGCCTGGTCTGGGTCTACCTGGGCAAGCGCGAGCAACCGCCCCAGTTCTACAACTTCGAATTTCATCAAGGGCCGGCCTCGGCGATAGCGCGCCGGGCGGTCGTGCACGGCAACTGGCTGCAAGGTTTCGAGGGGCAGTTGGATTCGGCCCATCTGGGGATGCTGCACAGCAGCGCGATAGCCGCCAATCCTTTTGCGATCGATAACCGCACCGGCCCGATGTCGCGGGCCAACACCGCTCCTAGCTTCGAATTCATCCTAAAACCCTACGGCTTTCGCGAAGCCGCCTTGCGCCATTTGCCCGACGGCACCGTCTACGCGCGGATTCGCGAAGTCGTCTTGCCCTACTTTTCCTTCATTCCCGGGGACCAGGGAAAATCTCGTCTAGTGGTAGCGGTGGTACCGATCGACGACGAATGGAGCGCCCATTGGTATTACTACATGAATCCCTACGGACCGGTGCCTCAGGATTACCGCGACTGGGCGTTTTGGGGTACTACCGACAACGACGACAATTACAGCCAGGATATGGGCAACCGCGATAATATGTGGCATCAGGACCGGCGCGCGATGAAAGAAGGGCATTGGAGCGGGATCATGCGCAACTTCACCTACGAAGACTTTATCGTGGAGGAATCGATGGGTCCGATCGTCGATCGTAGCCGTGAATATCTGGGCAGTAGCGATACCGTGATCATCCGCAGCCGGCGGATGCTGCTCAAGGCCCTGCGCGAGCATCGCGAGCACGGCACCCTGCCCTTCGGCCTCGACCGCCAGATCGACTATAGCCGGGTGCGGGCGCTGGCGATCCGCTTTCCCGCGACGCAAAACTGGCTGGAAATCGATCCGCTCAACCCACCTCCCGCGCTCTAG
- the nadC gene encoding carboxylating nicotinate-nucleotide diphosphorylase, producing the protein MELINRLALSDLLQRALAEDVGQGDVTTSLTVPHNQRGRARILVKATPVVFCGGPLVEVLFNHAGAQPRLRSLAPEGARLEPGALAAELDGYLVGMLAAERVMLNFLQLMTGIATATAEFVAAVAGTTARIIDTRKTHPGLRAIEKYAVGVGGGGNHRYALDSGVLIKDNHIVAAGSITAAVQAARRGAPHTLKIQVECETLEQVEEAVAAAADVILLDNMDLDHIRRACAIVAKRIPIEVSGNVNLGNVRAIAQTGVELISVGAITHSVRAADLSMRLENVV; encoded by the coding sequence ATGGAGCTCATCAATCGTCTTGCCTTGTCCGACTTGTTACAACGCGCCTTGGCCGAAGATGTCGGGCAGGGGGACGTCACCACCAGCTTGACTGTACCTCACAACCAGCGCGGGCGCGCTCGCATCCTGGTCAAGGCCACGCCGGTGGTGTTTTGCGGTGGACCGCTGGTGGAGGTTTTGTTCAACCATGCCGGAGCCCAACCGCGGCTGCGCAGCCTGGCCCCCGAAGGCGCTCGGCTGGAGCCGGGGGCGCTGGCCGCGGAATTGGACGGCTATCTGGTGGGGATGCTGGCGGCCGAGCGCGTGATGCTCAACTTTCTACAGCTCATGACCGGAATCGCCACCGCCACCGCCGAATTCGTCGCGGCGGTGGCCGGAACCACGGCGCGCATCATCGATACCCGCAAGACTCATCCCGGCTTGCGCGCGATCGAGAAGTACGCCGTCGGCGTGGGTGGGGGCGGTAATCATCGCTACGCGCTGGACAGCGGTGTGCTGATCAAGGACAACCACATTGTGGCCGCCGGATCGATCACGGCCGCGGTACAGGCCGCGCGCCGCGGCGCCCCGCACACGCTGAAAATTCAAGTTGAATGCGAGACTCTCGAGCAGGTCGAGGAAGCTGTAGCGGCAGCGGCCGACGTAATTTTGCTCGACAATATGGATCTCGATCACATCCGGCGAGCCTGCGCAATCGTGGCCAAGCGCATCCCGATCGAGGTGTCGGGCAACGTCAATCTGGGTAATGTGCGCGCCATCGCGCAGACCGGGGTGGAGCTTATTTCAGTGGGTGCGATTACGCATTCTGTGCGCGCCGCCGATCTCAGCATGCGGCTGGAGAACGTGGTCTAG